The Pygocentrus nattereri isolate fPygNat1 chromosome 2, fPygNat1.pri, whole genome shotgun sequence genome has a window encoding:
- the znf16l gene encoding zinc finger protein 16-like, with amino-acid sequence MSRKRSHGFIETGQSSESQPALLEAVGSSARSEESFSELETEEELLCSVSQITEHLGRNITVVLEAALSEIRKIVSVRIRVLKVELREKTEEIELLKARLECVERDGRGELGLSGLDAAAFSRRAELLGQKYASEQKKAKTGAPVVKKENINAICDYLMKDKNARGGGAEVDSEQLSQSGAEPERSLWTDGGMGAGAAAEPGSDAGAEDLFSMLPSGSKRLYDYEWMAGVELNSADFKGESESKCENVTAAREADEEVEESEEGRGGLGLVSDTPSASFPLDTHASSGDDRSSPVGDSMDRLDPGQHFSAHTFICPFCGTLCPDSTFLEEHMKLMHRDESMQAMQSTSSASRVEGADGEAGRAAGGSEVPPVRVPRERKVEGGYECGDCGRHFNYLGNLRQHQRIHTGEKPFVCPECGERFRHAARLKSHRLSHSGAQSPFPCPQCGKGFPVLSGLKRHQRVHTGESPYACPQCGRRFKELGNLYTHMRIHSGATPYSCYQCGRSFRHLGTYKSHRCTPATQLPSGHSPAWAQEDKVQTG; translated from the exons ATGAGCCGTAAGAGGAGCCATGGCTTCATCGAAACGGGACAGTCCTCCGAGTCTCAGCCCGCCCTGCTGGAGGCCGTCGGCTCCTCGGCTCGCTCCGAGGAGAGCTTCTCCGAGCTGGAGACCGAGGAGGAGCTGCTGTGCTCCGTCAGCCAGATCACGGAGCACCTCGGCAGGAACATCACGGTGGTGCTGGAAGCGGCCCTGTCGGAAATCAGGAAAATCGTGAGCGTGCGGATAAGGGTCCTGAAGGTGGAGCTGCGGGAGAAAACCGAGGAGATAGAGCTGCTGAAGGCGCGGCtggagtgtgtggagagagacGGCAGGGGGGAGCTGGGTCTGTCGGGTCTGGACGCGGCCGCCTTCTCCAGGAGAGCAGAGCTGCTGGGGCAGAAATACGCCTCGGAGCAGAAGAAGGCGAAAACCGGAGCGCCGGTGGTCAAGAAGGAGAACATCAACGCCATCTGTGACTATCTGATGAAGGATAAGAACGCGCGCGGCGGCGGCgctgaagtggacagtgagcagcTGAGTCAGAGCGGAGCGGAGCCCGAGAGGAGCCTGTGGACGGACGGCGGGATGGGGGCTGGAGCAGCCGCAGAGCCGGGGAGCGACGCGGGGGCCGAGGACCTGTTCAGCATGCTGCCTTCAGGGAGCAAACGGCTCTACGACTACGAGTGGATGGCAGGAGTGGAGCTCAACTCGGCGGACTTTAAAG gtgagtctgagtcaaagtGTGAGAATGTCACAGCTGCCAGAGAGGCTGACGAAGAGGTAGAAGAGTCAGAAGAAGGGAGAGGAGGACTGGGTCTGGTCTCTGACACGCCTTCTGCTTCCTTTCCTCTGGATACTCACGCCTCTTCAGGGGATGACAGGAGCAGCCCTGTGGGGGACAGTATGGACAGATTAGATCCAG GACAGCACTTCTCTGCTCACACCTTTATTTGTCCATTCTGTGGAACTCTCTGCCCCGACTCCACGTTCTTGGAGGAGCACATGAAGCTGATGCATCGGGACGAGAGCATGCAGGCCATGCAGTCCACCTCCTCCGCATCCCGTGTTGAAGGCGCTGACGGTGAAGCAGGACGGGCTGCGGGGGGCTCGGAGGTTCCACCGGTTCGGGTTCCCAGGGAGAGGAAGGTGGAGGGGGGCTATGAGTGCGGTGACTGCGGTCGTCACTTCAACTACCTGGGCAATCTGAGacaacaccagcgcatccacaccgGTGAGAAGCCTTTTGTGTGTCCCGAGTGTGGAGAGCGCTTTCGACACGCCGCTCGCCTCAAGAGCCACCGGCTGAGCCACAGCGGTGCCCAGAGCCCCTTCCCTTGCCCTCAGTGTGGGAAAGGCTTCCCCGTGCTGTCCGGACTCAAACGGCACCAGCGTGTGCACACAGGCGAAAGCCCCTACGCCTGCCCCCAGTGCGGCCGGCGCTTTAAAGAGCTAGGCAACctgtacacacacatgcgcatTCACAGCGGTGCTACACCCTATTCCTGTTACCAGTGTGGTCGAAGCTTCCGCCATTTAGGTACTTACAAAAGCCACCGCTGCACTCCTGCTACACAGCTGCCCAGTGGCCACAGTCCAGCATGGGCTCAGGAGGACAAGGTACAGACGGGCTGA
- the LOC108440853 gene encoding uncharacterized protein LOC108440853: protein MWLLISLISLYGVFIFVTKAAEIQSLRQTISAELGASVSLQCSAPEKMSLVYWYKQSVGKKPQLLVTVPKYGSVEFYEFNAGIMSFGEGILLILQDAEYGHHTILQKPMSYQGRQGDSVNFQCTIHTNVSHGDHRVYWFRHGSGESHPGIIYTHGNRSDECEKSSETDSPTQSCVYKLPKRNLSLSDAGTYYCAVAACGQILFGNGSNLKVEEHCEENHLLLYSLVATLALFLVLIVVFLVIPINKRKSICCQKCRELSSLPNNDPSIPRVDVQEEEEDTLNYAALNLVKKKAKSRRERKPEESVVVYSSVRCKNAQMT, encoded by the exons ATGTGGCTGCTCATCTCCCTGATCTCCCTCTATGGAGTCTTTATCT ttgtAACAAAGGCTGCAGAAATTCAGAGCCTACGCCAGACCATCTCTGCTGAACTTGGAGCTTCAGTTTCTCTTCAGTGTTCTGCTCCAGAAAAGATGTCTCTAGTCTACTGGTACAAACAATCTGTTGGAAAGAAACCCCAACTTCTAGTAACTGTTCCCAAATATGGATCTGTGGAATTCTATG AATTTAATGCTGGCATAATGAGCTTTGGAGAAGGAATTCTGCTTATTTTACAAG ATGCTGAATATGGCCACCACACTATTCTCCAGAAGCCCATGTCATACCAAGGTCGTCAAGGAGACAGTGTAAATTTTCAGTGCACAATCCACACCAATGTATCTCATGGAGATCACCGTGTGTACTGGTTCAGACATGGATCAGGAGAATCCCATCCaggaatcatttacactcatggaAACAGGAGTGATGAGTGTGAGAAAAGCTCTGAGACTGATTCTCCTACACAGAGCTGCGTCTACAAACTCCCCAAGAGAaacctcagcctctctgatgctggaacttactactgtgcTGTGGCTGCATGTGGACAGATTCTGTTTGGCAACGGCTCAAATCTAAAAGTTGAAG AGCACTGTGAGGAGAATCATCTCCTTCTCTATTCACTAGTGGCAACATTAGCTCTATTCTTGGTTTTAATAGTGGTATTTCTTGTCATCCCCATTAACAAAAGGAAGAGTATATGTTGCCAGAAGTGCAGAG AATTATCATCTTTGCCAAATAATGACCCCTCGATCCCGAGGGTTGATGTGCAG gaggaagaagaagacacACTGAACTATGCAGCACTCAATTTGGTCAAGAAGAAAGCCaaaagcaggagagagaggaaacctGAAGAGTCAGTCGTTGTCTATTCTTCAGTTAGATGTAAAAATGCCCAAATGACTTAG